Proteins encoded by one window of Desulfobacterales bacterium:
- a CDS encoding efflux RND transporter periplasmic adaptor subunit produces MKKILISIFVILIAGLTVWYFFIEIPAEKNKETLSKTSKNIKVERGSIVVLVEATGRVVPNQEVEIKCKASGEVTKIPVDISDSVKKDEILLQIDPEDEKLLVRKCQASLSIYQARLEQSKLNLEIANLEITSERIKANSALKLAEVKNKEVKAKLLRIEQLFQKKMASEEELDAAKTIYIQASSDMESAITRMDDIKILEIQTNYKRQDIKIAEAQVEVDNISLSDARQRLADTTVVSPINGIIVQRNVQAGQIIASGINNVGGGTTVMTLADLSSIYILVSVDESDIGQIVIGQNVKITVDAYSNETFWGAVNRVAAKGAVTSNVVTFEVKVEVTSKNKHLLKPEMTANVEIITIEKKDVLIVPVAALGRKKNERFVTIPKQDDKNEEKSVITGDTDGIFIEIVSVISEGDIIVAPSDSSESPWRKDNSSRQNQAGMRMMGRNLKK; encoded by the coding sequence ATGAAAAAAATATTAATAAGTATTTTTGTCATTTTAATCGCCGGACTTACCGTATGGTATTTTTTTATAGAAATACCAGCTGAAAAAAACAAAGAAACCTTAAGTAAAACATCAAAAAATATTAAAGTAGAAAGGGGATCCATTGTCGTTTTAGTTGAAGCGACTGGACGTGTTGTCCCTAACCAAGAAGTTGAGATAAAATGTAAAGCAAGCGGAGAAGTCACAAAAATACCTGTAGATATAAGTGATTCCGTAAAAAAAGACGAAATTTTATTGCAGATAGATCCTGAAGACGAAAAACTTTTGGTTAGAAAATGTCAAGCATCATTATCCATATACCAGGCCCGCCTTGAACAATCAAAGTTAAATCTTGAAATAGCAAATCTTGAAATAACTTCTGAAAGAATTAAAGCAAATTCCGCTCTAAAATTAGCAGAAGTCAAAAACAAAGAGGTTAAAGCAAAGCTTTTGCGCATAGAACAACTTTTCCAAAAAAAAATGGCGAGTGAAGAGGAACTCGATGCGGCTAAAACAATCTACATACAAGCTTCATCAGATATGGAATCCGCTATTACTCGAATGGATGATATTAAAATACTTGAAATTCAAACAAATTATAAACGCCAAGATATTAAAATTGCTGAAGCTCAAGTTGAAGTTGATAATATATCCCTTTCCGATGCAAGACAAAGATTAGCAGATACAACTGTAGTATCACCTATTAACGGCATCATTGTTCAGAGAAATGTTCAAGCTGGACAAATTATTGCGTCCGGGATTAACAACGTCGGAGGAGGGACAACCGTTATGACTCTCGCTGATTTATCTTCTATCTATATCCTTGTATCGGTTGATGAAAGCGATATTGGTCAAATTGTAATAGGTCAAAACGTAAAAATAACAGTTGATGCCTATTCAAATGAAACTTTTTGGGGTGCTGTTAATCGAGTAGCGGCAAAGGGAGCCGTAACTTCAAATGTAGTAACTTTTGAAGTCAAAGTTGAAGTAACAAGTAAAAATAAGCATTTATTAAAACCAGAAATGACCGCAAACGTTGAAATCATTACCATAGAAAAAAAAGACGTTCTTATAGTGCCAGTAGCTGCTTTGGGAAGAAAAAAAAATGAACGATTTGTTACTATACCAAAACAAGATGATAAAAACGAAGAAAAAAGTGTAATAACCGGTGATACTGACGGTATTTTTATTGAAATAGTTTCAGTTATTTCTGAAGGGGATATTATTGTTGCTCCATCTGACAGTTCTGAAAGTCCATGGCGCAAAGATAACAGCTCTCGTCAAAATCAAGCAGGAATGCGCATGATGGGAAGAAACTTAAAAAAATGA
- a CDS encoding ABC transporter ATP-binding protein, giving the protein MIKVNNLYKSYTLGAMTFFALKGVNVEILKGEMVAITGPSGSGKSTLMHILGCLDTPDKGEYILDGENISSLSKNQLAGIRNKKIGFVFQSFNLLPRLSALENVELPLLYAGLKDTKKLAATALEKVGLSDRMKHEPNQLSGGQRQRVAIARAIVTNPSIILADEPTGNLDTKTGDEILSLFKNLNLDGRTVIMVTHDDEVSNHCGRQIRIRDGKVAQGD; this is encoded by the coding sequence ATTATCAAAGTGAATAATCTTTATAAAAGCTATACTCTCGGAGCAATGACGTTTTTTGCTTTAAAAGGCGTTAACGTAGAAATACTCAAAGGAGAAATGGTAGCTATCACCGGACCATCTGGTAGCGGTAAGTCAACATTAATGCATATTCTTGGATGTCTTGACACCCCAGACAAAGGCGAGTATATCCTTGACGGAGAAAATATTTCATCTTTATCAAAAAATCAACTTGCTGGCATCAGAAACAAAAAAATCGGCTTTGTATTTCAATCATTTAATCTCTTGCCGCGATTATCAGCCTTAGAAAATGTCGAACTACCTCTTTTATATGCAGGCTTAAAAGATACTAAAAAACTTGCAGCTACGGCTTTAGAAAAAGTTGGATTATCTGATAGAATGAAACATGAACCAAATCAGCTTTCAGGTGGCCAACGTCAAAGAGTCGCTATAGCTCGTGCCATCGTAACAAATCCATCTATAATTTTGGCAGATGAACCAACTGGAAATCTCGATACTAAAACAGGTGATGAAATTCTATCACTGTTTAAAAATCTTAACCTGGATGGACGAACAGTCATTATGGTTACACATGATGATGAGGTATCAAATCACTGCGGAAGACAAATCAGAATTAGAGATGGTAAAGTCGCCCAAGGAGATTAA
- a CDS encoding VWA domain-containing protein, translated as MKKWCSLILMMFLCFLSTVWADDLEIYGSGSISVEPNILIIFDCSGSMGTNDQNGQSRMSVAKQAVTDLITNTNNVRFGLMKFTNCGSISLVAQCGATKAALLSAVTNFSPQSMTPLEESLYKAGQYFLGRLGYPSPIQLRCQKNYVVLMTDGQPTCGLYNSKRLDQHSQDLFNTDCRTDLPDLQNVKTYTIGFSQGASGGAALLQSTATNGGGLFYSATNSAALTQAFQSIISSIQTDAKGVFAAPVIPVSNLNSSFSGGWAYLSFFQPQADGRWFGNLKKYKVNTQGELIDASNNKATDVDGLIKKDALSFWTTGGNDGNSVDKGGAGQKLYDQFNNPSKGRKIYTYMKSQLMLRNTDNAFATTNAKIKAAPYNLTDDLINDVRGLNRKWIFGDIVHSDPAVVHYSVNDSAIFVGGNDGMLHCIDDATGEELWAFIPPSQLSRLNLLSNGTHNYFVDGPPVIYSDKNSNSKFIIFGERRGGDSYYTIDISDKNNPIWKYEIAPNKLGGGSATLGQSWCKPTIHKIKNGGNEENVFLMGGGYDENQDLPTPNSSDTVGRSVFAVRVSDGALTSLNFNPSNVAAMTNCIVDVAGFDHDGDGITSRVYAGDLGGNLFAFKDDDDNNNGQTDGNWEKKKLFSAPSQRKIFYAPDAVAEKFTLANGTKVQGEYIFFGTGDREHPLDKVITNTLYAIKNDWSFDNLTESTVLRDQSGSIVYDLQGNQIMALVDVTANLIQDGTDAQKANEQYKLDKAKGWYIRLEGTGEKLSAPPVVYGGVVYFTTHTPDAGGGAVDPCVVKLDRGTAKIYALNYKNGGSVHNYSTSNDTNLSGKPNVNDISNLPQNPAKGTIYKVNSTGKYYEFDGTSWKEVTGEVLGKIDRNKTIGTGIPSGPGIAILPGGARIFVGVEGGAQAQDPITLPELNIFYWRQI; from the coding sequence ATGAAAAAATGGTGTTCATTAATACTAATGATGTTTTTATGTTTTTTGTCAACGGTCTGGGCGGACGATTTAGAGATCTATGGAAGCGGTTCTATTTCAGTTGAGCCGAATATTTTAATAATTTTTGATTGTAGTGGAAGTATGGGCACGAACGATCAAAACGGTCAATCAAGAATGTCTGTTGCAAAACAAGCTGTAACTGACCTTATAACTAATACAAATAATGTTAGATTTGGATTAATGAAATTTACTAACTGCGGAAGTATATCTCTTGTTGCCCAGTGCGGAGCAACTAAAGCTGCTTTACTTTCAGCTGTTACTAATTTTAGCCCTCAAAGCATGACTCCTTTAGAAGAGTCTTTATACAAAGCGGGACAGTATTTTTTAGGTCGATTGGGATATCCATCTCCTATACAGCTTAGATGCCAAAAAAATTATGTTGTACTCATGACTGATGGACAACCTACTTGCGGATTATATAATAGTAAAAGACTTGACCAGCATTCACAGGATTTGTTTAATACTGATTGTCGTACTGATTTACCTGATTTACAAAATGTTAAAACATACACGATTGGGTTTTCACAAGGAGCCTCCGGAGGTGCCGCTCTTTTGCAAAGCACAGCAACTAATGGAGGAGGTTTATTTTATAGCGCAACTAATAGTGCTGCTTTAACTCAAGCATTTCAAAGTATTATTTCATCTATTCAAACAGATGCTAAAGGAGTTTTTGCTGCTCCGGTTATACCTGTTAGTAATTTAAACAGTTCTTTTTCAGGTGGATGGGCTTATCTTAGTTTCTTTCAACCTCAGGCAGATGGAAGATGGTTTGGAAATTTGAAGAAATACAAAGTTAATACGCAAGGTGAACTTATTGATGCAAGTAATAATAAAGCCACTGATGTTGATGGTTTAATTAAAAAAGATGCTCTATCTTTTTGGACTACTGGTGGAAATGATGGTAATTCGGTTGATAAAGGTGGGGCAGGTCAAAAGCTATATGATCAGTTTAATAATCCATCAAAGGGCAGAAAAATATATACTTACATGAAATCTCAACTTATGCTTAGAAATACTGATAATGCCTTTGCTACTACTAATGCAAAAATTAAAGCAGCACCTTATAATTTAACTGATGATTTAATTAATGATGTTAGAGGCTTAAACAGAAAATGGATATTTGGAGATATAGTTCATTCAGACCCTGCGGTAGTTCATTATAGTGTTAATGATAGTGCTATTTTTGTAGGAGGTAATGATGGCATGCTGCATTGTATCGATGATGCAACAGGAGAAGAACTTTGGGCTTTTATTCCTCCGTCTCAGCTTAGCAGATTGAATCTTTTATCAAATGGAACTCATAATTATTTTGTTGATGGTCCTCCAGTTATTTATAGTGATAAAAATTCAAATTCAAAATTTATAATCTTTGGTGAAAGAAGGGGAGGCGATAGTTATTATACTATTGATATATCTGATAAAAATAATCCAATTTGGAAGTATGAAATAGCTCCAAATAAACTTGGAGGAGGAAGTGCGACTCTCGGTCAATCTTGGTGCAAGCCTACAATTCATAAAATTAAAAATGGAGGAAATGAAGAAAACGTATTTTTAATGGGAGGAGGATATGATGAGAATCAAGATTTACCTACCCCAAATTCAAGTGATACTGTTGGAAGATCTGTATTTGCTGTAAGAGTTTCTGATGGAGCATTGACAAGTTTAAATTTTAATCCTTCAAATGTTGCCGCTATGACTAATTGCATTGTTGATGTTGCTGGTTTTGACCATGATGGAGACGGTATAACAAGTAGAGTATATGCTGGTGATTTAGGCGGAAATTTATTTGCTTTTAAAGATGATGATGACAATAACAATGGCCAAACTGATGGTAATTGGGAAAAGAAAAAACTATTTTCAGCACCTTCTCAGAGAAAAATTTTTTATGCCCCTGATGCAGTTGCAGAAAAATTTACTTTAGCGAATGGAACTAAAGTTCAAGGTGAGTATATATTCTTTGGAACAGGTGATAGAGAACATCCATTGGATAAAGTTATTACTAATACCTTGTACGCTATTAAAAATGATTGGAGTTTTGATAATTTAACTGAATCTACTGTTTTAAGAGATCAGTCCGGAAGTATAGTGTATGATTTACAAGGTAATCAAATAATGGCATTAGTTGATGTTACAGCTAACTTAATTCAGGATGGAACTGACGCACAAAAAGCTAATGAACAATATAAATTAGATAAAGCAAAAGGCTGGTATATAAGGCTTGAAGGAACAGGCGAAAAATTATCAGCACCTCCAGTAGTTTATGGCGGCGTTGTTTATTTCACAACTCACACGCCTGATGCAGGAGGAGGCGCTGTCGATCCTTGCGTTGTTAAGTTAGATAGAGGAACGGCTAAGATTTATGCTTTGAATTATAAGAACGGTGGATCAGTTCATAATTACAGTACAAGTAACGATACGAATTTAAGTGGTAAACCTAACGTAAATGATATTAGTAATTTACCTCAAAATCCTGCTAAAGGTACTATATATAAAGTCAATTCTACAGGAAAATATTACGAATTTGATGGAACTTCATGGAAAGAAGTAACTGGCGAAGTATTAGGAAAGATTGATAGAAACAAGACAATTGGAACAGGTATTCCATCAGGTCCTGGTATAGCTATTTTACCAGGAGGGGCAAGGATTTTTGTTGGAGTTGAGGGAGGAGCTCAGGCTCAAGACCCAATTACATTACCAGAATTGAACATATTCTATTGGCGACAGATTTGA
- a CDS encoding response regulator yields MIKTLEISFIPRILIIDDEKRIRDGCQKVLEQEGFEVLSAQNGTLGLQMIENEHFDIILLDLMMPGLSGFDVLEKVKSLHPDTVIIVITGYATVEHSIEAMKKGAFDFIPKPFSPDQLRIIVSKAIEHTRALKDIATEKSRMRVLINHLADGVLATDNQKKIVLANPAFFKMVGYKGEGSYVGISVEQVTQNENLNTMIDKVLSSQTFIEIVDELTEKNNGDEHETIFGVRSVPFMDRAGRNLGSVTLLSDITALKKMDKLKSDFVGMVSHEIKSPLNSVLMQIKVILDGLAGTITEKQQEILTRASEKIKSLTDLASDLLDLAKIESGLINQERESINIAALLKDQIIFHTPKAESKNIKIHLSELPSLPLIPANKRNIEEVISNLITNAIKYTITDGNIIVSSSTDDYFLCIKIEDSGIGISEEDINRIFDKFYRIKNEKTRFISGTGLGLSIVNSIIKAHNGRIRVESQINKGTTFYVYLPIIV; encoded by the coding sequence ATGATAAAAACACTTGAAATATCATTTATTCCGAGAATACTTATAATTGATGATGAAAAAAGAATTAGGGACGGATGTCAAAAAGTCCTTGAACAGGAAGGATTTGAAGTTTTAAGCGCCCAAAACGGCACTCTTGGGTTACAAATGATAGAAAATGAGCATTTTGATATAATTTTGCTCGATCTTATGATGCCTGGCTTATCCGGTTTTGACGTTTTAGAAAAAGTAAAATCCCTTCATCCTGATACAGTTATAATTGTAATAACTGGTTATGCTACAGTTGAACATTCAATAGAAGCAATGAAAAAAGGAGCCTTTGATTTTATTCCAAAACCTTTTTCTCCTGACCAGCTTAGAATTATTGTTTCCAAAGCTATTGAACATACACGAGCCCTTAAAGATATTGCTACAGAAAAATCAAGGATGAGAGTTCTCATTAATCATTTAGCTGATGGAGTACTCGCAACTGATAACCAGAAAAAAATAGTTTTAGCTAATCCTGCTTTTTTTAAAATGGTTGGATACAAAGGAGAAGGAAGTTATGTTGGGATTTCTGTGGAACAAGTTACCCAGAATGAAAATTTGAATACAATGATTGACAAAGTCCTCTCATCTCAAACTTTTATAGAAATAGTTGACGAATTAACAGAAAAAAATAATGGAGATGAACATGAAACTATTTTTGGAGTAAGGTCTGTTCCTTTTATGGATAGAGCCGGCAGAAATCTCGGATCTGTTACCCTTCTTTCAGATATTACAGCCTTAAAAAAAATGGATAAACTTAAATCCGATTTTGTTGGCATGGTTTCCCATGAAATTAAAAGTCCCTTAAATTCAGTATTAATGCAAATAAAAGTTATTTTAGACGGACTCGCGGGAACAATTACGGAAAAACAACAAGAAATTCTCACAAGAGCGTCTGAAAAAATAAAATCTTTAACGGATCTTGCTTCAGATTTGCTTGATTTAGCGAAAATTGAATCAGGTCTTATAAACCAAGAACGAGAGAGCATTAATATCGCTGCATTACTAAAAGACCAAATAATTTTTCATACGCCTAAAGCTGAGTCAAAAAATATTAAAATTCATCTTTCAGAACTTCCCAGTTTACCCCTTATTCCGGCTAACAAAAGAAACATAGAAGAAGTAATATCAAATCTAATAACAAACGCAATTAAATACACTATCACTGATGGAAATATTATAGTTTCATCCTCCACTGATGATTATTTTTTATGCATAAAAATTGAAGACTCAGGTATCGGAATATCAGAAGAAGACATAAACAGAATTTTCGATAAATTTTATAGAATTAAAAACGAAAAAACTCGATTTATATCAGGAACTGGATTAGGTCTTTCAATCGTAAATAGTATAATTAAAGCCCATAATGGTAGAATAAGAGTTGAAAGTCAAATAAACAAGGGAACAACTTTTTATGTTTACCTGCCTATAATCGTATAA
- a CDS encoding methylenetetrahydrofolate reductase, producing MKTESVLEKILASGNLAVTSECGPPRGCTAGKVREKAEMLRGYVDAVNVTDNQTAVVRMSSLAACIIIKQMGLEPLLQMVTRDRNRIALQSDILGAYAHGINNMLCLSGDHPHFGDHPMAANVYDLDSVQLIQTVKKMRDEGKFQGGADIIDPPKMFIGAAANPFADPFELRVARLAKKVKAGADFIQTQCIFNIDKFELWMKGIRERELHKKIAILAGITPIKSAGMAKYMKNKVPGMDVPDEVVKRMSGVPKEKMIEEGMKICVETIERIKAIEGVAGFHIMAIEWEQKVPEIVERGGLYPRPKV from the coding sequence ATGAAAACTGAGAGCGTTCTTGAAAAAATATTGGCATCAGGAAATTTAGCTGTTACATCCGAATGTGGTCCTCCAAGAGGATGCACGGCTGGCAAAGTAAGAGAAAAAGCTGAAATGTTAAGGGGATATGTTGATGCAGTAAATGTTACAGATAACCAAACAGCTGTCGTTCGCATGAGTAGTCTGGCTGCATGCATTATAATAAAACAAATGGGGCTTGAACCTCTCCTTCAAATGGTAACTAGAGACAGAAACCGAATAGCTTTGCAAAGCGATATACTTGGAGCTTATGCCCATGGAATTAATAACATGCTCTGTCTTTCAGGTGACCATCCACATTTTGGTGACCATCCTATGGCTGCAAATGTTTATGATTTAGACTCCGTTCAATTAATCCAAACTGTAAAAAAAATGAGAGATGAAGGGAAATTCCAGGGCGGAGCAGATATAATTGATCCTCCAAAAATGTTTATCGGAGCGGCTGCGAACCCTTTTGCAGACCCATTTGAACTTAGAGTAGCTCGTCTTGCAAAAAAAGTAAAAGCTGGGGCTGATTTTATCCAAACCCAATGTATATTCAATATAGATAAGTTTGAACTATGGATGAAAGGCATTAGAGAAAGAGAGCTTCATAAAAAAATTGCAATACTTGCCGGAATTACTCCAATTAAGTCAGCTGGTATGGCTAAATACATGAAAAATAAAGTTCCGGGCATGGATGTACCTGATGAAGTTGTTAAAAGAATGTCAGGCGTTCCTAAAGAAAAAATGATTGAAGAAGGCATGAAAATATGTGTTGAAACAATAGAAAGGATCAAAGCAATTGAAGGTGTTGCTGGTTTTCACATTATGGCTATCGAATGGGAACAAAAAGTTCCTGAAATTGTTGAGAGGGGTGGGCTTTATCCAAGGCCTAAAGTGTAA
- a CDS encoding ABC transporter permease, with product MLLWTIIKLSFKSLFTNKLRFFLAMLGIIIGVGAVISMLALGSGAKKQVMGRITSMGTNLLIVRPGGERRGGVHSGTIESLKIEDAQEILKKINEVQAVTPLAMGRAQVKYYNENVNTTIIATASTYLEIRSFDVEN from the coding sequence ATGCTATTGTGGACCATAATAAAATTATCGTTTAAAAGTCTATTTACAAATAAACTGAGATTTTTTCTTGCAATGCTCGGTATTATTATCGGTGTAGGTGCAGTAATATCAATGTTAGCTCTTGGTTCTGGTGCAAAAAAACAAGTTATGGGACGTATCACATCTATGGGAACGAATCTTTTAATTGTACGGCCTGGCGGAGAAAGGCGCGGAGGCGTCCATTCCGGAACAATAGAAAGTTTAAAAATTGAGGACGCTCAAGAAATTCTAAAAAAAATTAATGAAGTTCAAGCTGTAACTCCTCTTGCAATGGGCAGAGCGCAAGTTAAATATTACAACGAAAATGTTAATACTACAATCATTGCTACAGCTTCAACTTACTTAGAAATACGGAGTTTTGATGTTGAAAACTGA
- a CDS encoding methylenetetrahydrofolate reductase C-terminal domain-containing protein: MITAERKPISELIECVRPYNRILLVGCNECVTVCAAGGRKEVGLLASALAMAFMKEGKTLEIKQITLERQCDPEYVEELVNDIGDVDAVMSMACGCGVQEVARRYKNKPVFPAVNTKFMGASEKQGVWAERCQGCGDCVLGITGGICPIARCSKRLLNGPCGGSTRGKCEISQDVDCAWQLIWDRLKALGMEKRYEEIMDAKDWRTSRDGGPRRIIREDLAS; the protein is encoded by the coding sequence ATGATAACTGCTGAAAGAAAACCTATAAGTGAACTTATTGAATGTGTAAGGCCATACAATCGTATTCTTCTTGTAGGTTGTAATGAATGCGTTACAGTATGTGCCGCTGGGGGCAGAAAAGAAGTAGGTCTCTTAGCTTCAGCTCTTGCAATGGCATTTATGAAAGAAGGTAAAACTCTTGAAATTAAACAAATTACCCTTGAAAGACAGTGTGATCCTGAATATGTAGAAGAACTTGTAAATGATATCGGTGATGTAGACGCTGTTATGTCAATGGCTTGCGGATGTGGAGTTCAAGAGGTCGCAAGAAGATATAAAAATAAACCTGTGTTCCCTGCTGTAAATACTAAATTTATGGGAGCTTCTGAAAAACAAGGTGTATGGGCAGAACGCTGTCAAGGCTGCGGAGATTGCGTTTTAGGTATAACTGGTGGAATTTGTCCAATAGCAAGGTGTTCAAAAAGACTATTAAATGGACCATGCGGTGGATCAACTCGAGGCAAATGCGAAATAAGTCAAGATGTTGATTGTGCATGGCAACTTATTTGGGATAGATTAAAAGCCCTTGGTATGGAAAAAAGATATGAAGAAATAATGGACGCAAAAGATTGGCGCACAAGCCGCGACGGTGGACCAAGAAGAATTATTAGGGAGGATTTAGCATCATGA
- a CDS encoding pilus assembly PilX N-terminal domain-containing protein produces the protein MQNSINNEKGSIMLIALLIMAMLTILGLTAVNTAVVELRIAHNEQILKRNFYNAETGIIDAINNATKGPNAWLTEPFLIQTNTFLSNGTTVPVNSQPLCNIVDTNGNRVATIEIRCIEPNAIPMPGFSQGANSIPALSYEVPPPAGSGFSMKNFKVLQFAVTSTTASGGGGIQIQTGAYKVFSK, from the coding sequence AATGGCGATGCTTACAATTTTAGGTTTAACAGCTGTAAATACAGCAGTTGTAGAGTTAAGGATAGCTCATAATGAGCAGATTTTGAAACGAAATTTTTATAATGCTGAGACAGGTATAATTGATGCTATCAATAATGCAACTAAGGGTCCTAATGCTTGGCTCACCGAACCATTTTTGATTCAAACTAATACTTTTTTATCTAATGGAACAACGGTTCCAGTTAATTCACAGCCATTGTGCAATATTGTTGATACTAATGGGAATAGAGTTGCAACTATTGAAATTAGATGTATTGAACCTAATGCTATACCAATGCCTGGTTTCTCGCAAGGCGCAAATAGCATTCCAGCATTATCTTATGAAGTTCCTCCTCCTGCAGGGTCAGGCTTTAGCATGAAAAATTTTAAAGTTTTACAATTTGCGGTTACTTCAACTACAGCAAGCGGTGGTGGTGGCATTCAAATTCAGACAGGAGCCTATAAGGTCTTTTCTAAATAA
- a CDS encoding response regulator, with product MSDKKLILVVDDDPDLVESVSMKLESNNFRVAKAYDGVEGLEKIKEEKPSLIILDVMMPRKNGYELCNEIKNNSEYKDIIVLLLTAVADAVSSTNYTHMDGRNTLADDYIPKPIDLDILMDMVKDNLS from the coding sequence ATGAGCGATAAAAAATTGATTTTAGTAGTTGATGATGATCCAGATCTAGTTGAATCTGTGTCGATGAAGCTTGAAAGCAACAATTTTAGAGTTGCGAAAGCCTATGATGGGGTTGAAGGATTAGAAAAAATTAAAGAAGAAAAACCTTCTCTTATTATACTTGATGTTATGATGCCAAGAAAAAACGGCTATGAATTATGTAATGAAATAAAGAATAATTCTGAATATAAAGATATAATCGTTCTTCTTTTAACAGCAGTAGCTGACGCTGTATCTTCAACAAATTATACCCACATGGATGGAAGAAACACTTTAGCTGATGATTATATTCCAAAACCAATTGACCTTGATATATTAATGGATATGGTTAAAGATAATTTATCTTAA
- a CDS encoding PAS domain S-box protein, whose amino-acid sequence MANLVNQEDFDWRLKVFESLSFPTLILNLDKIIISANKVFLKKFNFELNDIIGQACYKIFYQATEPCSKEECPIVDVVKDKKSHSVVKCIQKKNGEDRWEDRVFAPIIDDNGEITYIMESVRNITLFKCLEKELKGTKDFLEKVIQSSASGIIAADLKGNILLLNKAAEDLFGYSAKEARNKINIANFYPPGKAKEIMRKLRTEKQGGKGRLLSATIDIINSKGEKIPVEIAGSIIYEGDKEVASMGIYTDLREKISIEKKLKEAQVQITQSEKLASLGQLAAGVAHEINNPLTGIMIYASMVIERLDENDPNKEDLKCVLEDAERCKEIVKNLLAYSRQANPSMEIIHINSLVEQSLTLIRDQELLMNIHVIKEMSDEMMLIHVDRNQFHQVLINLIINAVDAMNKKGTLTFKTYRNRIEKEVYLEVGDTGCGIPEEHINKIFDPFFTTKEPGKGTGLGLSTVYGIVQENGGNIRIKTSTSKGTTFLIELPLYQISANDALLI is encoded by the coding sequence GTGGCAAATTTAGTTAATCAAGAAGACTTTGATTGGAGACTAAAGGTTTTTGAATCTTTATCATTCCCTACCCTTATTCTTAATCTCGATAAAATAATCATAAGTGCGAATAAGGTATTTCTGAAAAAATTTAACTTTGAGCTAAATGATATTATAGGACAAGCTTGCTATAAAATATTTTATCAAGCTACTGAGCCATGCTCGAAGGAAGAATGCCCTATAGTTGATGTAGTTAAAGATAAAAAATCCCATTCTGTTGTAAAATGCATCCAAAAAAAAAATGGAGAAGATAGATGGGAAGATAGAGTCTTTGCACCTATTATCGATGATAATGGGGAAATTACTTATATTATGGAGAGCGTAAGGAATATTACGCTTTTCAAGTGCCTTGAAAAAGAACTAAAAGGTACAAAAGATTTTTTAGAAAAAGTAATTCAAAGTTCTGCGAGTGGAATCATTGCCGCAGATTTGAAAGGGAATATATTACTTCTAAATAAGGCCGCTGAAGATCTTTTTGGCTATTCTGCAAAAGAAGCAAGAAACAAAATAAATATAGCTAATTTTTATCCTCCTGGAAAAGCTAAAGAAATAATGCGAAAACTAAGAACTGAAAAACAAGGAGGAAAAGGAAGGCTCTTAAGCGCTACTATAGATATTATAAATTCAAAAGGTGAAAAAATTCCTGTAGAAATAGCAGGTTCAATCATTTATGAAGGTGACAAAGAAGTTGCAAGCATGGGAATTTATACTGACCTTAGGGAAAAAATTTCTATCGAAAAAAAATTAAAAGAAGCTCAAGTTCAAATCACGCAATCTGAAAAATTAGCTTCTTTAGGCCAGCTCGCTGCTGGCGTTGCCCACGAAATTAATAACCCACTAACTGGAATAATGATTTACGCAAGCATGGTCATAGAGCGCCTAGATGAGAACGATCCGAATAAAGAAGATTTAAAATGCGTTCTTGAAGATGCGGAAAGATGCAAAGAAATAGTTAAAAATCTTCTCGCCTACAGCCGTCAAGCAAACCCAAGTATGGAAATTATCCATATCAACTCCCTTGTAGAGCAAAGTCTTACTCTAATAAGAGATCAAGAATTACTAATGAATATACACGTAATAAAAGAAATGTCAGATGAAATGATGCTTATCCATGTTGATAGAAATCAGTTCCATCAAGTTCTAATAAACCTAATCATAAACGCTGTAGATGCTATGAATAAAAAAGGCACTCTTACATTTAAAACTTACAGAAATAGAATAGAAAAAGAAGTGTATCTTGAAGTTGGAGATACAGGTTGTGGAATACCTGAAGAACATATTAATAAAATTTTTGATCCTTTTTTTACTACAAAAGAACCTGGTAAAGGAACAGGACTTGGATTAAGCACTGTTTATGGCATAGTCCAAGAAAATGGTGGAAACATAAGAATTAAAACAAGTACTTCTAAAGGCACAACATTTCTTATTGAACTTCCCCTTTATCAAATTTCAGCGAATGACGCGTTGCTAATATAA